A genomic stretch from Chloroflexota bacterium includes:
- a CDS encoding DUF881 domain-containing protein, which translates to MSIRRRRLLVSPQWAVSIAGALAVIGFVGYAQWNGSPERAQFTTSVQQVLADQVSQLEEEQAELRGQLAAAEAQVLEFQKASTTSTSALAEVNRRLEDARLAVGLTPLRGPGVVIEIADSNRVIPDGENPANYIVLVDDLRDIVVALWASGAEAIAINGERLVATSSIYGVGASVLVNTAFLSPPFRIQAIGAEGLLDRFATNPTFLGRVAQRIEVFGLEFASQTADAIELRAFVGNTRFRWAVPAEEPP; encoded by the coding sequence ATGAGCATCCGTCGCAGGCGACTGCTGGTCAGCCCGCAATGGGCGGTCAGCATCGCCGGGGCGCTGGCGGTGATCGGCTTCGTCGGGTACGCCCAGTGGAACGGGTCGCCGGAGAGGGCCCAGTTCACCACCTCGGTCCAGCAGGTGCTCGCGGACCAGGTCTCGCAGCTCGAGGAAGAGCAGGCGGAGCTTCGTGGCCAGCTCGCCGCGGCAGAGGCGCAGGTGCTGGAGTTCCAGAAGGCTTCCACGACCTCGACATCGGCCCTGGCGGAGGTGAATCGGCGCCTGGAGGATGCGCGTCTGGCGGTCGGTCTGACGCCCTTGCGAGGGCCCGGGGTGGTGATCGAGATCGCCGACTCCAACCGCGTGATCCCCGACGGCGAGAATCCCGCCAACTACATCGTGCTGGTCGACGACCTGCGCGACATCGTGGTCGCGCTCTGGGCATCGGGCGCCGAGGCGATCGCGATCAACGGCGAACGGCTGGTGGCGACCTCGTCAATCTATGGGGTGGGAGCATCGGTGCTCGTCAACACCGCATTTCTTTCGCCCCCGTTCCGGATCCAGGCGATCGGTGCCGAGGGCCTGCTCGACCGGTTCGCTACGAACCCAACCTTCCTGGGTCGCGTGGCTCAGCGCATCGAGGTGTTCGGGCTGGAGTTCGCGAGCCAGACGGCGGATGCCATTGAACTGCGAGCCTTCGTCGGCAACACCCGATTCCGCTGGGCTGTCCCGGCCGAAGAGCCGCCCTGA
- a CDS encoding TldD/PmbA family protein, with protein MQELIDLALDVARSAGAGYADIRIVERGTESLTVKNGNLAEASSNRSAGFGVRVLVDGAWGFAGSSRMERAEVERTAREAVDIARASGLALREPIVLDDSPAAVAVYRTPYREDPFEVPLDEKLRLMFEADAVMGKVAGVTLRTSSMDFGRERKTFASSEGARIEQEIVDSGAGIEAMAFNEHEVQRRSYPQSAGGQHVTGGFEAIRDLHLDDNAQRIAEEAVALLDAPQCPSGEMTLIVDSPQLALQVHESCGHPIELDRVLGMEASFAGTSFLTIDKLDKLQYGSEIVNIEADATAPGGLGTFGFDDEGVAAQKVPIVTAGRLVGYLTSRETAPIIGRRSMGSSRASGWNVIPLIRMTNVNLLPGVAGTLDDLIADTSEGLFVSTNHAWSIDDRRLNFQFGTEVGWLIKNGRLTQMVKNPTYTGITPRFWGSCDAICSPSEWTLWGVPNCGKGEPMQTHGVGHGAAPARFRGVEVGVGRW; from the coding sequence ATGCAAGAGCTGATCGACCTGGCCCTCGACGTTGCGCGAAGCGCGGGCGCGGGGTATGCCGACATTCGCATCGTTGAACGGGGGACCGAGTCGCTGACCGTCAAGAACGGGAATCTCGCCGAGGCGAGCTCCAACCGGTCAGCCGGATTCGGTGTCCGGGTCCTGGTCGACGGGGCGTGGGGATTCGCCGGCAGCTCGCGGATGGAGCGGGCCGAGGTGGAACGCACGGCCCGCGAGGCGGTGGACATCGCGCGGGCAAGCGGCCTGGCCTTGCGGGAGCCGATCGTGCTCGACGACTCGCCGGCGGCCGTGGCGGTATACCGCACCCCGTATCGCGAGGACCCCTTCGAGGTGCCCCTGGACGAGAAGCTGCGTCTGATGTTCGAGGCCGATGCGGTCATGGGCAAGGTCGCGGGCGTCACCCTGCGGACAAGCAGCATGGATTTCGGTCGGGAGCGCAAGACCTTCGCGTCGAGCGAGGGCGCCCGCATCGAGCAGGAGATCGTTGATTCCGGGGCCGGGATCGAGGCGATGGCCTTCAACGAGCACGAGGTCCAGCGCCGCAGCTACCCCCAATCAGCGGGGGGTCAGCACGTCACCGGCGGCTTCGAGGCGATCCGCGACCTGCACCTGGATGACAACGCCCAGCGCATCGCCGAAGAGGCGGTCGCACTGCTGGATGCGCCGCAATGCCCGTCGGGCGAGATGACGCTGATCGTCGACTCACCGCAGCTGGCGCTCCAGGTGCACGAGTCCTGCGGCCATCCGATCGAGCTGGATCGCGTGCTGGGTATGGAAGCGAGCTTCGCGGGGACGAGTTTCCTGACCATCGACAAGCTCGACAAGCTGCAATACGGCAGCGAGATCGTGAACATTGAGGCCGATGCGACCGCGCCCGGGGGGCTCGGCACCTTCGGCTTCGACGACGAAGGAGTGGCCGCCCAGAAGGTCCCGATCGTGACCGCCGGGCGCCTCGTTGGCTATCTCACCAGTCGCGAGACCGCCCCGATCATCGGTCGCCGCAGCATGGGCAGCAGCCGCGCCTCCGGCTGGAACGTGATTCCGCTGATCCGCATGACCAACGTCAACCTGCTGCCCGGCGTAGCCGGCACGCTCGACGACCTCATCGCGGACACGTCCGAGGGTCTCTTCGTCAGCACCAATCATGCGTGGAGCATCGATGACCGACGCCTCAACTTCCAGTTCGGGACGGAGGTCGGCTGGCTGATCAAGAACGGTCGGCTGACGCAGATGGTCAAGAACCCCACCTATACGGGGATCACGCCGCGCTTCTGGGGCAGCTGCGATGCGATCTGCAGCCCGTCTGAGTGGACCCTGTGGGGCGTCCCGAATTGCGGCAAGGGGGAGCCGATGCAGACCCACGGTGTCGGCCACGGCGCCGCCCCCGCCCGTTTCCGTGGGGTGGAGGTCGGGGTCGGGCGATGGTAG
- a CDS encoding isoprenylcysteine carboxylmethyltransferase family protein translates to MLPNDAVAVLVLVISAAWLAGWILVSRWENTKHTEARRRELEAEREARACRGARPFAWRAWEIGARTGLVLVPTLFVVDGFGVPLGLLYAPSLTYGGPLALPLQILGVACAAAGLVILFWVGRILAVNVYRMATDERELLQSGIYASIRHPFYLHFFLLPIGMLLLTLNPVMLVVLLAYLTLDGPVLPSTWVRDEERELAGRHGPTYAAYHERTGRWLPRIQRR, encoded by the coding sequence ATGCTGCCGAACGACGCCGTCGCGGTCCTCGTGCTTGTCATCTCGGCTGCCTGGTTGGCCGGCTGGATCCTGGTCAGTCGGTGGGAGAACACCAAGCACACGGAGGCGAGGCGCCGCGAGCTCGAGGCTGAGCGGGAGGCCCGGGCCTGCCGCGGTGCGCGCCCATTCGCCTGGCGGGCCTGGGAAATCGGTGCGCGCACGGGGCTCGTCCTGGTCCCGACCCTGTTCGTCGTCGATGGGTTCGGTGTTCCGCTCGGTCTCCTGTACGCACCGTCGCTTACCTACGGCGGCCCCCTTGCGCTCCCACTCCAGATCCTGGGCGTCGCCTGCGCCGCAGCCGGGTTGGTGATCCTGTTCTGGGTGGGTCGGATCCTTGCGGTCAACGTGTACCGAATGGCGACCGATGAGCGTGAGCTGTTGCAGAGCGGGATCTATGCGTCCATCCGTCACCCGTTCTACCTTCACTTCTTCCTCCTGCCCATCGGCATGCTGCTCCTGACGCTCAACCCCGTCATGCTCGTGGTCCTCCTCGCGTACCTGACGCTCGACGGACCGGTGCTGCCGTCCACGTGGGTGCGTGACGAGGAACGCGAACTGGCCGGGCGCCACGGGCCAACCTATGCCGCCTACCACGAAAGGACGGGACGGTGGCTGCCTCGCATTCAGCGGCGCTGA
- a CDS encoding glycosyltransferase family 2 protein: MTTRVLAASILVASAVIAWMAITFAVVARALQAAIAISLVYVAYLALRGYGAMRDAHRATATPGDQPWVTLLVAARNEAPVIAATLASLAAQDYAQAGERRFDIVVVDDGSTDETGALARHAASTQPDRIQVMRREPGVGPRTKAAALAFAHAHTRGAVIGVLDADAGVSPEFVTRVMRAWQADPGAAAIQAQRRVHNRGHGWFAAAQDEELLMDMASQCGRRATDGTAELRGNGMFVRRDALERLGGWNPTALTEDLELSTRLVAAGERIALAPQVEVGEEAVTTLPGLWRQRLRWAEGSIRRLIELGPGLLRAEHVPLSRKLDFLAFTGEFVIPPLFVTTIIASLLTIPLPRAADWTVPASLFLGYGIGSFLLALAGLAAQGERGPGLIGRAGRGSLFLSHWLLVVPAALLRIAAGRHATSFVQTRRTGHQPNR, encoded by the coding sequence ATGACGACGCGGGTCCTCGCCGCATCCATCCTGGTCGCTTCGGCCGTCATCGCCTGGATGGCGATCACGTTCGCCGTCGTGGCGCGCGCTCTGCAGGCGGCGATCGCCATCTCCCTGGTGTACGTCGCCTATCTCGCGCTGCGCGGCTACGGGGCGATGCGTGACGCGCATCGTGCGACGGCTACTCCGGGCGATCAGCCATGGGTCACGCTCCTGGTCGCCGCCCGCAACGAGGCACCGGTGATCGCCGCCACGCTCGCTTCGCTGGCGGCACAGGACTACGCACAAGCCGGGGAACGCCGCTTCGACATCGTCGTCGTGGACGATGGCTCGACCGATGAGACCGGGGCGCTGGCCCGCCATGCGGCCAGCACGCAGCCGGATCGGATCCAGGTCATGCGCCGCGAGCCCGGGGTCGGGCCCAGGACGAAGGCGGCGGCGCTGGCCTTCGCCCACGCGCACACGCGAGGCGCGGTGATCGGGGTGCTGGACGCCGACGCAGGCGTGTCCCCCGAGTTCGTGACCCGGGTCATGCGCGCCTGGCAGGCCGATCCGGGTGCGGCCGCCATCCAGGCCCAGCGCCGGGTCCACAACCGCGGCCACGGCTGGTTCGCCGCGGCACAGGACGAGGAGCTCCTGATGGACATGGCCAGCCAGTGTGGCCGGCGTGCCACCGACGGCACCGCCGAGCTCCGCGGCAACGGCATGTTCGTGCGGCGCGATGCGTTGGAGCGGCTCGGCGGCTGGAACCCGACCGCGCTGACCGAGGACCTTGAACTCTCGACCCGCCTCGTTGCGGCGGGGGAGCGGATCGCCCTGGCTCCGCAGGTGGAGGTCGGAGAAGAGGCGGTGACGACGCTCCCTGGCCTCTGGCGGCAGCGGCTGCGCTGGGCGGAGGGGAGCATCCGGCGCCTGATCGAGCTCGGGCCTGGCCTGCTGCGTGCAGAGCACGTGCCGCTCAGCCGGAAGCTCGATTTCCTGGCATTCACCGGCGAGTTCGTGATTCCTCCGCTCTTCGTGACGACGATCATCGCCAGCCTGCTGACCATCCCGCTGCCACGCGCCGCCGACTGGACCGTCCCGGCGTCCCTCTTCCTGGGGTACGGGATCGGGTCGTTCCTGCTTGCTCTCGCCGGGCTGGCGGCGCAGGGAGAGCGGGGGCCTGGGCTCATTGGACGAGCCGGCAGGGGCTCACTCTTCCTGTCGCACTGGCTGCTGGTGGTGCCCGCCGCCCTGCTGCGGATCGCGGCCGGCCGGCATGCGACGAGCTTTGTCCAGACGCGCCGCACCGGGCACCAGCCAAACAGATAA
- a CDS encoding DUF951 domain-containing protein, whose translation MAAVDLRIGDRIALRKAHPCGAREWRVTRIGADIGLVCEGCGHRILMDRLDVERRFTAHLERGPRTED comes from the coding sequence GTGGCCGCGGTCGACCTGCGCATCGGCGACCGGATCGCGCTGCGCAAGGCCCACCCGTGCGGCGCCCGGGAGTGGCGCGTGACCCGCATCGGGGCGGACATCGGGCTGGTCTGCGAGGGCTGTGGCCATCGGATCCTGATGGACCGGCTCGACGTCGAGCGCCGCTTCACCGCGCACCTCGAGCGCGGCCCGCGGACGGAGGACTGA
- a CDS encoding DUF881 domain-containing protein, translating to MKSRVAQATLFAVAMLIGLLGVGQLNSQARPIEISRLSAPELSTLIETLTARNRELRSGLADIREQLRQYEVSGPQGESALQVSREDLRRITAFGGLAAVDGQGIVIDVDGNLDAIALNDLVNELRNAGAEAIAVDDVRITARSVATEGPRALELDGVEIGERFSLRAIGSPDGLLGAIERPGGIISQLELFIKATIQIRQAESLELPATALSLQPVVGKPVE from the coding sequence ATGAAGAGTCGCGTTGCGCAGGCGACCCTCTTTGCAGTGGCCATGCTGATCGGGCTGCTTGGGGTTGGCCAGCTGAATTCCCAGGCGCGCCCGATCGAGATCAGCCGTCTGTCGGCGCCCGAGCTGTCGACCCTGATCGAGACGCTCACCGCGCGCAACCGCGAGCTGCGCTCCGGCCTGGCCGACATCCGGGAGCAGCTGCGCCAGTACGAAGTGTCCGGTCCGCAGGGCGAGAGCGCCCTCCAGGTCAGCCGGGAGGATCTCCGACGCATCACCGCCTTCGGCGGACTGGCGGCGGTTGACGGGCAGGGGATCGTGATCGATGTGGACGGCAACCTCGATGCGATCGCGCTCAATGACCTGGTCAACGAGCTTCGCAACGCGGGCGCGGAGGCGATCGCGGTCGATGACGTACGGATCACGGCTCGCTCGGTGGCGACGGAGGGTCCGCGCGCGCTCGAGCTCGACGGGGTCGAGATTGGGGAGCGGTTCTCGCTGCGCGCGATCGGGTCGCCGGACGGGCTGCTTGGCGCGATCGAGCGCCCTGGGGGGATCATTTCGCAGCTGGAGCTGTTCATCAAGGCAACCATCCAGATACGGCAGGCGGAGTCGTTGGAGCTGCCGGCGACCGCCCTCTCGTTGCAGCCGGTGGTCGGCAAGCCGGTCGAATGA
- a CDS encoding TldD/PmbA family protein: MVEPGGRDPAALESLLTHVLSLATDAEAEAIFTERNAALTRFANSRIHQNVAERDATLRIRLVRDARTGVASTNRLDNDGLQEAVERASATLALATPNPHGAPLADPIPSTADAELGFVAATARADPELRAAGARAVIAAGDAAHLESSGAFSTETATLAVANSRGMRNTHSVTQAKLLTVMMDGNGASGYAQATGPDVRAFDPAAVGEEAADKASRSTDAVELEPGEYPVILEEYAVATILEYLSWMGFSALAVEEGRSFMDLGQRIMGPNVSIWDDGLDPLGLPTAIDYEGVPKQRVDLISDGVAHAVVHDTATAARAGVASTGHGLPAPNAFGPMAWNLFMSPGSSAKEVMLSGIERGVWVTRFHYVNIIHAKRGILTGMTKDGTFLIEDGRITRPIRNLRFTQSIPEAFSAIEAIGSETRLVAAEYSGINARVPALRLAKFAFTGATGAEAQG, translated from the coding sequence ATGGTAGAGCCGGGCGGCCGGGATCCGGCGGCGCTCGAGTCGCTGCTGACCCACGTGCTCTCCCTGGCGACCGACGCCGAGGCGGAGGCGATCTTCACCGAGCGGAATGCGGCACTGACCCGCTTCGCCAACTCGCGAATCCACCAGAACGTGGCCGAGCGTGATGCGACCCTGCGCATCCGGTTGGTGCGCGACGCTCGCACCGGGGTGGCCAGCACCAACCGACTCGACAATGATGGGCTGCAGGAGGCGGTGGAGCGCGCTTCGGCGACGTTGGCGCTTGCAACCCCGAACCCGCATGGTGCACCGCTGGCCGACCCCATTCCGTCCACTGCCGATGCTGAGCTGGGCTTCGTGGCCGCCACCGCTCGGGCCGATCCAGAGCTGCGTGCCGCGGGCGCCCGCGCTGTGATCGCCGCCGGCGATGCGGCGCACCTCGAATCCAGCGGAGCCTTCTCGACCGAGACGGCCACCCTCGCCGTTGCCAACTCGCGCGGCATGCGGAACACGCACTCGGTCACACAGGCCAAGCTGCTGACGGTGATGATGGACGGCAACGGCGCGTCGGGCTACGCCCAGGCGACCGGCCCGGATGTTCGCGCCTTCGACCCGGCGGCGGTGGGCGAGGAGGCAGCGGACAAGGCATCCCGGAGCACCGATGCAGTTGAGCTCGAGCCCGGCGAGTACCCGGTCATCCTCGAGGAGTACGCGGTCGCGACGATCCTCGAATACCTCTCCTGGATGGGTTTCTCCGCCCTGGCCGTGGAGGAGGGGCGCTCGTTCATGGACCTCGGCCAACGGATCATGGGGCCGAACGTCTCGATCTGGGACGACGGCCTGGATCCGCTCGGGCTGCCGACCGCGATTGACTACGAGGGCGTCCCCAAGCAGCGGGTCGACCTGATCAGCGACGGCGTGGCGCACGCGGTGGTCCACGATACCGCGACGGCGGCTCGCGCAGGGGTCGCCTCGACCGGGCATGGTCTGCCCGCACCGAATGCCTTTGGCCCGATGGCTTGGAACCTGTTCATGTCCCCAGGCTCGAGCGCCAAGGAGGTGATGCTGTCAGGCATCGAGCGCGGCGTGTGGGTCACGCGTTTCCACTACGTCAACATCATCCACGCCAAGCGGGGCATCCTGACGGGCATGACCAAGGACGGCACCTTCCTGATCGAGGACGGCCGGATCACGCGCCCGATTCGCAACCTGCGATTCACCCAGTCGATCCCCGAGGCGTTCAGCGCCATCGAGGCCATCGGCTCCGAGACCCGCCTCGTCGCGGCGGAGTACTCCGGCATCAACGCGCGGGTGCCGGCCCTGCGGCTCGCGAAGTTCGCCTTCACCGGAGCCACCGGCGCCGAGGCTCAGGGCTAG
- a CDS encoding NAD(P)-binding domain-containing protein — translation MDIAGRNEMTQGQPNDVVHVQTVVIGGGQAGLAVGHSLARRGLPFVILDAHARIGDAWRTRWDSLRLFSAARYDALPGMPFPGRADSFPTKDEMADYLGAYAARFELPVRTRVRVDRLRRRGDRFELTAGTMRFAADNVVVAMGSHQVPFVPPFAGELDPGIVQLHAAEYRNPSQLREGNVLVVGVGNSGGEIAVEVAARHATSLAGKEVGVVPFRIDSLIARRVVLPLLFRFIAHHLLTVDTPLGRRMRPKLLSHGQPLVRVKPSDLAAAGVERVGRVVGVRDGLPVLEDGRSLEVANVIWCTGYRPAFSWIDLPVIDAAGHEPRHYRGIVGDEPGLYFVGLFFQYAMSSGFLPGVGRDAEHVVAAIAARADEPVRRPSARSIRAERG, via the coding sequence ATGGACATCGCCGGCCGCAACGAGATGACCCAGGGTCAGCCGAACGACGTGGTGCACGTCCAGACCGTGGTCATCGGCGGCGGTCAGGCAGGCCTGGCGGTCGGCCATTCCCTGGCGCGGCGCGGCCTGCCGTTTGTGATCCTGGATGCCCATGCGCGGATCGGTGACGCGTGGCGTACACGGTGGGACTCGCTCCGCTTATTCAGCGCGGCTCGCTACGACGCCTTGCCGGGGATGCCCTTCCCCGGGCGAGCCGACTCATTCCCCACCAAGGATGAGATGGCCGACTACCTCGGGGCGTATGCCGCCCGGTTCGAGCTCCCCGTTCGGACGCGAGTCAGGGTCGACCGCCTGCGAAGGCGCGGCGACCGATTCGAGCTGACAGCGGGCACCATGCGGTTCGCGGCCGACAACGTCGTCGTGGCCATGGGCAGCCACCAGGTGCCGTTCGTTCCTCCGTTTGCCGGCGAGCTGGATCCTGGCATCGTCCAGCTGCACGCGGCGGAGTATCGCAATCCATCTCAGCTCCGAGAGGGCAATGTGCTGGTGGTGGGGGTCGGCAACTCTGGCGGCGAGATTGCGGTGGAGGTCGCGGCCCGGCACGCGACCTCGCTGGCGGGGAAGGAGGTCGGTGTCGTCCCCTTCCGCATCGACAGCCTCATCGCGCGGCGCGTCGTGTTGCCGCTGCTGTTCCGATTCATCGCGCACCACCTGCTAACCGTCGACACCCCGCTCGGCCGGAGAATGCGCCCAAAGCTGCTCTCGCACGGCCAGCCGCTCGTCCGGGTCAAGCCATCCGACCTGGCCGCCGCCGGAGTCGAACGCGTCGGCAGGGTGGTGGGCGTCCGCGACGGGCTGCCGGTCCTGGAAGACGGGCGCAGCCTCGAGGTGGCGAACGTCATCTGGTGCACGGGATACCGCCCGGCGTTCTCGTGGATCGACCTCCCCGTGATCGATGCGGCAGGGCATGAGCCGCGGCACTACCGCGGGATCGTCGGCGACGAGCCCGGCCTCTACTTCGTCGGCCTGTTCTTCCAGTACGCGATGTCGTCCGGATTCCTGCCGGGGGTGGGAAGGGACGCCGAGCACGTCGTCGCAGCCATCGCGGCTCGCGCCGACGAACCGGTCCGCCGGCCGTCCGCTCGGTCAATCAGAGCCGAAAGGGGCTGA
- a CDS encoding nitrilase-related carbon-nitrogen hydrolase, with product MTAAFHCADYFAHFAPDATFVFYTTAAFLGARAEYEAEFDRWEADGFRVLSCDSSDQRVQVAGDAAVFTHRVATRAIIGGEEVASDERETIVFRREPDGRWLAIHEHLSATPAASCPSMARAIGVVGVQVAPRPYDVEVTLDKFSHEVRRLAAAFPALDLYVFPELYLSALGSYGDDPPAGYAASVAELIPGPLAERVADLARQVGKWIAAGSVYERAGDRIHNTALVVSPAGELVSTYRKLFPWMPYEETDPGDAYAVFDISGVGRFGLAICYDGWVPEIPRTLAWLGAEVILQPTATRTVDREQELVLARANAIVNQVFVVSPNNGGMFGGGRSVIVDPEGRLMVVGGSGEEFLTQVLDLDAVTTTREYGTAGLKRLWKQLRDAPPPLAGPYRHGFAAGLVMDRLGPLSGPGSGSATRRDDAGSG from the coding sequence CTGACGGCGGCTTTCCACTGCGCCGACTACTTCGCCCATTTCGCGCCGGATGCGACGTTCGTGTTCTATACGACCGCGGCCTTCCTCGGCGCGCGCGCCGAGTACGAGGCCGAGTTCGACCGCTGGGAGGCGGACGGCTTCCGGGTCTTGTCGTGCGACTCGAGCGACCAGCGCGTCCAGGTGGCCGGCGATGCCGCGGTCTTCACCCATCGCGTTGCCACCCGCGCCATCATCGGCGGCGAGGAGGTCGCCTCCGACGAGCGCGAGACCATCGTCTTCCGGCGCGAGCCGGACGGTCGCTGGCTGGCGATCCACGAACACCTGTCCGCGACCCCCGCCGCGTCCTGCCCGTCGATGGCTCGCGCGATCGGCGTCGTCGGCGTCCAAGTCGCGCCGCGCCCGTACGACGTTGAGGTAACCTTGGACAAGTTCAGCCACGAGGTCCGCCGCCTGGCAGCGGCCTTCCCGGCCCTCGACCTGTATGTCTTCCCGGAGCTCTATCTATCGGCTCTCGGCTCCTACGGTGACGATCCGCCCGCGGGGTACGCGGCGAGCGTCGCCGAGCTAATCCCAGGACCGCTCGCAGAGCGAGTGGCGGACTTGGCGAGACAAGTCGGCAAGTGGATCGCGGCCGGCTCGGTCTACGAGCGGGCCGGCGACCGGATCCACAACACGGCCCTCGTCGTTTCGCCCGCCGGCGAGCTCGTTTCGACGTACCGAAAGCTATTCCCGTGGATGCCTTACGAGGAGACCGACCCGGGTGATGCGTACGCGGTCTTCGACATCTCGGGGGTGGGTCGGTTCGGGCTCGCGATCTGCTACGACGGGTGGGTGCCAGAGATCCCACGTACGCTGGCCTGGCTCGGCGCCGAGGTCATCCTCCAGCCGACCGCCACGCGGACTGTCGACCGGGAGCAGGAACTCGTCCTCGCCCGGGCGAATGCGATCGTCAACCAGGTCTTCGTCGTCTCCCCCAACAACGGCGGGATGTTCGGCGGCGGGCGCTCGGTCATCGTCGATCCAGAGGGGCGGCTGATGGTGGTCGGTGGGTCTGGCGAGGAGTTCCTGACCCAGGTCCTCGACCTCGACGCGGTCACCACGACGCGCGAGTACGGGACGGCCGGCCTGAAGCGGCTCTGGAAGCAGCTCCGCGACGCTCCGCCGCCACTCGCCGGCCCTTACCGCCATGGCTTCGCCGCAGGGCTGGTCATGGACAGGCTCGGACCGCTGTCGGGTCCCGGCTCAGGAAGTGCGACTCGCCGCGACGACGCGGGATCAGGCTAA
- a CDS encoding MFS transporter produces the protein MAHIELPPHVELPADLPVSEPSGSVFANRSFVLLWVAQVLSQLASNMVLAGLMATVVLATRSNTANAVLILTFLVPAVAFSAIAGVLVERSDARLIMLASNLLRGGGIVLFLLVGSNVGLIFVINLLVATVTAFFVPAELTAIPRLVDRRQLMAANSTFVLTINATFAIGFGFLGPLLLTTAGVEALFIVVAVMFGLAALAIVPLPAVPPEKHAEIGVRETGQALTVVFDQLKEGIAFVRGHRAIAWSLAYLGIAASLIAVMGAIGPGFATDILLLRPQDFFFVMGPAGMGAVLGILLLNAYGGKIPRRLLIDCGLVAMGVTLIALALVKPITVLVSPALEPIENNLPAALSPLLSLIALVVVIAITAGVEYAFVAIPAQTALQEDLPVEVRGRIFGILNTLLSVASFLPVLVAPAAADLVNIAFKGAGIPVVMAILGLVTLGLGIASWRRNRAAGLHRADPAGPAAA, from the coding sequence ATGGCCCACATCGAGCTGCCTCCACACGTTGAGCTGCCGGCCGATCTGCCGGTCTCCGAGCCTTCCGGCTCGGTATTTGCGAATCGCTCGTTCGTCCTGTTGTGGGTGGCCCAGGTGCTCAGCCAGCTGGCCAGCAACATGGTGCTGGCCGGACTCATGGCCACGGTGGTGCTGGCAACCAGGTCGAACACGGCCAACGCCGTCCTGATCCTCACCTTCCTGGTGCCGGCGGTCGCCTTCAGCGCCATCGCCGGGGTCCTCGTCGAACGCAGCGATGCACGCCTGATCATGCTTGCCTCGAACCTTCTGCGCGGTGGCGGGATCGTCCTCTTCCTGCTGGTCGGCAGCAACGTCGGGCTGATCTTCGTCATCAACCTCCTGGTCGCGACGGTGACCGCCTTCTTCGTGCCGGCCGAGCTGACGGCGATCCCGCGCCTCGTCGATCGACGGCAGCTGATGGCTGCCAACTCGACCTTTGTGCTGACCATCAACGCAACCTTCGCCATCGGCTTTGGCTTCCTGGGCCCGCTGCTGCTGACGACCGCAGGAGTGGAGGCCCTGTTCATCGTGGTGGCGGTCATGTTCGGCCTCGCTGCGCTCGCGATCGTGCCGCTGCCGGCCGTCCCACCCGAGAAGCACGCGGAGATCGGAGTGAGGGAGACCGGGCAGGCGCTCACCGTGGTCTTCGACCAGCTGAAGGAGGGCATCGCCTTCGTGCGCGGCCATCGAGCGATCGCCTGGTCGCTGGCCTATCTCGGGATCGCTGCCAGCCTGATCGCGGTGATGGGTGCCATCGGGCCTGGCTTCGCAACGGACATCCTGCTGCTGCGGCCCCAGGACTTCTTCTTTGTGATGGGTCCGGCGGGCATGGGCGCCGTGCTTGGAATCCTCCTGCTGAACGCATACGGCGGCAAGATCCCGAGACGGCTCCTCATCGACTGCGGTCTGGTGGCAATGGGCGTGACCCTGATCGCCCTTGCGCTGGTGAAGCCGATCACCGTTCTCGTGTCGCCTGCCCTGGAGCCGATCGAAAACAACCTGCCGGCCGCCCTCAGCCCGCTCCTGTCGCTGATCGCTCTCGTCGTGGTGATCGCGATCACGGCCGGTGTGGAGTACGCGTTTGTCGCCATCCCGGCTCAGACCGCCCTGCAGGAGGACCTGCCGGTGGAGGTCCGTGGCCGGATCTTCGGCATCCTCAATACCCTGCTGTCGGTTGCATCCTTCCTGCCGGTTCTGGTCGCGCCAGCTGCAGCCGACCTGGTGAACATCGCCTTCAAGGGCGCTGGGATCCCGGTCGTGATGGCCATCCTGGGACTCGTCACGCTGGGGCTGGGAATCGCCTCATGGCGCCGGAACAGGGCCGCGGGGTTGCACCGCGCCGACCCGGCAGGCCCCGCCGCGGCATGA
- a CDS encoding cupin, which yields MAGIERRSFNEPDEVYPTDDGSRAELIQIGDNMVMRSVMQPGWSWEQYVKPMGDDPSCPMEHREVILSGRIRYLMDDGTEVIGRAGDYLEISPGHLAWVLGDEPCVTIDW from the coding sequence ATGGCCGGCATCGAGCGACGGAGCTTCAACGAGCCCGACGAGGTCTATCCAACCGATGACGGGAGCCGCGCCGAGCTGATCCAGATCGGCGACAACATGGTCATGCGCTCGGTGATGCAGCCCGGCTGGAGCTGGGAGCAGTACGTCAAGCCGATGGGCGACGATCCCTCCTGCCCAATGGAGCATCGAGAAGTGATCCTGTCCGGTCGCATCCGCTACCTGATGGACGATGGGACCGAGGTGATCGGCCGGGCGGGGGACTACCTCGAGATCTCGCCGGGTCACCTCGCCTGGGTGCTCGGCGACGAGCCCTGCGTCACGATCGACTGGTAA